The sequence AAGTTGGAATCGAGGCAATCCGGGGATCGAAAGTGAATGTCCGAAACGTGCAGTAGCAGCATGAATTGGTCCAAGTCCTTTTGTATGACGAGGATAGCAGCGCCACCCGTCCCACCCGACCGCTCAGGGTGCCCCACCATTAGACACCCTAGTGTTTGGCCTATGGCCTATGACGGTAGGTTTGACGGTAACTTTACAAATGCAGACCACCTCTATCGCGGAATAGAGCCATTGCAGCGCCCTTTTCAGTAGCCCCCACCTCCACCAGTTGAAGCAAAGGCCCGCCTCGAGCGGGCCTTTGCTTTTTGCGGTCTACGCGCGCCCTGCCCGCAGGCCCGCGAACAACTGCAGCACCGCAAACACGATGTGCATGCCCGTCGACACATACCCCAGCACCATCGCATCGCCGACGGTGAAGATGTGCCAGAGCGCGATGTTCGCGCTGCCGAGCAGCGTGTGTACCGCGGACGCAGTGAAATGCCACGCGCGTTCGGGCGGCGTGCGGCTCACGCGGAGGAACCAGAAGGCCAGGATGGCGGCGAGGCCGTGCGCTTCGAGGAAGCCGAGGCCGGACACGGGCTGCGCGCCGACCACGTGCGAGAGCGGCCCCGCACCGAACCAGATGCCGCGGATGTCGAGCATGAAGAACGACACGACGGCGAACATGCCGAGGAACACGGAATTCACGAACATCAAGCGTTGACGCAGGTGCATGGTGGTATCCATTGGTTGGAGTCCCCCCGAAGGGGCGTCCTGCCCCCTGTTCAACAGCATGCCCTACTTCGCGGCCCCGGCGCGACGCAGCGGATGCGCCTCGGTGTTGAGCACCACCTTGTCGAGGTCCAGGGTCTCCGGCGGCGCAAACAACAGGTAGAAATACTTGAACGTCTCCGCCAGCACGAAGCTTTCCATGTCGTCCGCCTGCTTCATCGTCGTCACGTCGTCGATGGCGGCATACCCCGCCTCGGTGCGGCAATGGCGAACGAAGTCCTCGAACAGTTTGCGGCCCATGACGCGGTACTGCGGGTCGCCCGTGAGGCGGTACAGGTACCAGGTGGACTCGACGATCTCCGGACGCAGCGGATAGCCGGGCGCGGTGATCGCGTGCTTGCGATAGTCGTAGGCCTCGGGCTCGATGCCATGCAGGTTCCACATCGCGAACGAGGACGCCTGCAGCCGTCGCGCGTGATCGATGTCGCCGGAATACGCGAGCAACCCGGGATAAAACGCGTCGAGTGCACCGTACTCGTGGCCCGTGCGCTTGCCGGTGCGCATCTCCACCTGGCCGAACCACAACGCGCCGTCGACGTCTTCGGCCAGCCAGCGGTTGGCGGCCGCCACGCTCGGCGTCCACATGGCGAGGCAGTCCTTGTCGTCGAACAGTTTCCAGCACTTCCACAGGTACTCGTAATACGAGTCGATGCGCGCGCCGATGTGGCTGCTGGTGTTCGTCCATTTGCCGGTGACCACGTCGAAGCGTTCGCCGACCAGGTCGAGCTTCGAGCGGCGCTTGTAGGTTTCCACCAGTGCGCGCTTCGCCTTGTCGTAATACACGGGGTTGCCGGTGAGCTTGCTCAGCGTGCCGTACTCCAGCAGCAAGGTGCCCGCCTCCGCCGGATTGCTGTCGACGCCCTGCCCTTTGCCCGTGCGCAGGTTGACGTTCACGTACGGCAGGCGGGTGGGCGTGTCGAAGGCCGGGAGCAGGCGCTTGCCGAGATCCTCGGCCAGCTTGAGCAGGCGTTCGTCGCCGGTGAGCTGGTAGCCGGAGAGCAGCCCGCCGAGCAGGCGGATGACGACTTCGAAATGCTTGACGTCCATGTCCTTGTCGAAGGACAGCTTTGTCGCGATCAGTTCGCGCGTGTCCTTCGCTTCATCGTCCAGCCCCATGACCACCATCGTGTCGAGCGCATCGACCGGCGTCATCAGTAGCGATTGCGCGTACCAGTCCTGCGGCGCCTTGCTCAGTGGCTTGAGCGCGTCGTGCCCCCACGCATATTGCTTGTAGCCTCCCCAGGCATGCAGGAACTCCGCCTTGACCTGGTTGGCCAGGCGCGCGGATTCGGCATCGTCGACGACGGCCGGCTTCTCCGCGGCGACGCCGAGCATGGGCATCAACAGGAGGGACAACAACAGCGCACGCGCTTTCGACATGGGGGTTGCCTCAGGTGGAGTGGCGCAACAGGTGCAGCACGTCGTGGCATGCACCCATCGTGTGGTAGTCGGTCTTGCCGGCGGGACTCTTTTCGTCGCTGTACTTGCGGTTGCGGCGATCGAGGATGCGATACCAAGCCCCATGCTCGTGGTCGACGAAATGCCGCCACGCGTAATCCCACAGGCGGTCGTACCAGTCCCACGACCCCAGCCGCGCCGCCGCTGCGATCGATTCGGCCTGCACCCAGAAATACTTGTCGTCGTCGCAGACGCTGCCGTCCGGTGCGAAGCCGTAGCACAGGCCGCCGAACTCCGGATCCCACGCGCGCACCATCGCGATGTCGAACAGGTGCCGCGCAGTGGGCAGCGCCCACGCGACAGGCGTGCCGCGCGCGCGCAGGTGTCCGTCGAGGATGGCGAGCAGCTTCGCCCATTCGGTCTGGTGCCCCGGCTGGAAGCCCCATGGGCGGAACAGGTGTTTCGGATCGTCGCGGTGGTAATCCCAATCGACGTTCCATTGGCAATCGTAGTGTTCCCAGACCAGGCCATCGGCTTTTGCGGCCTGGCGTCGCGTCATGTTGTCGGCCAGCGTGGCTGCGCGTTCGAGATAGCGCGCCTCCCCGCTCGCTTCGTACGCGGCCAGCATCGCTTCGCATATGTGCATGTTGGCGTTCTGGCCGCGGTAGTCGCTGAAGTGCCAGACAGAATCGGCTTCGTCGCGATACAAGCCGGCCTCTGCGTCCCAGAAGCGCGCCTCGAGCAGCGCCCAGGTCTCGTCCATCCATGCGGCGGTTTCTGCGATCCCCGCTTTCCGTGCAGTCGCATAAGCCAGCAGCACGAAGGCCACGCCGTAGCAGTGGTTGGTCGCGTCTTCCACGCGGCTGTCGCGAAGCGTCCACGCGTAGCCGCCGGTGGTCGGATTGCGGTGCACGTCGCGCAGGTAGGTCAGGCCATGCCGGACGGCATCGAGGTATTGCGCGCGCAAGGCGCCGTCTTCGCCGAACTCGTTCGCGGCCATCGCGTAGTTGAAAACGAAGCGCGTGCTGCTGACGAGGTGCCGATGGCTGCGGTCGTAGACCGTGCCATCGTCCTTGAAGTAATGGAAAAACCCGCCGTCGGGATCGATGCAACGCGGGTGGTAGAAGGCCATCGTGCGTGCGATGTGCGCGCGCAGGAACTCGGGCGAGCGGAAATCCGGCGTGGTCATGGATCGTTACCCAGCAAGGCAGTGACTTCAGCGTGGGCGGGCATCGCGGCGAACGCGCCCTGGCGCGTCACCGCCAGTGCACCGACGGCCGCACCGAATCGCAGCGCCTCCGTGATGGCGGCGGCATCGGCGGCGAACTGCGGAAAACTTGCGCCATCGATGCCGCGTTGCGCGAGGTGGAACAACACGCCGCCGACGAACGCATCGCCCGCCGCTGTCGTGTCCACGGCGCGCACCTTGAATGCGGGCACTTCGCCGCGACCCTTGCGCGTGTGCCATTGCAGCGTGGCGGCGCCGTCGGTCACGACCAGCAGGCGCGCATGGCCTTCCAGGATGCGCTGCACCACCGCCTCTTCACCGCCGGGCGTGGCATCGGCAAGATAGTCGAGTTCGTTGCGGGCGAGCTTCACTATGTCCGCTTCCATGAGCGCACTCCACAAGCGCGGTCGCGGGTCTGCGTGCTCCGGCCACAACGCGGGGCGCAGGTTGAGATCCAGGCTGACGACCGCGCCCGCGCCGCGCGCGCGCGCCATGCCTTGCAGCGTGGCCTGCGCGATGTCGGCTTCGGTCATGCTGTTGGAGCACACATGGAAGACGGCCGTCTGCGTGAACGACGCCTCGTGGAAATGCGCATCGCGGAACAACAGATCGGCCGCAGGCGGACGATAGAAACTGAAATGGCGTTCGCCGTCCGCGTCCAGTTGGACGAAGGCCAGCGCGGTGCGCGCCGCGTCGGTGCGGACGAGGTGCGAGGTGTCCACGCCCGCATCGCGCAGGCTTTCCAGCAGGAAGTCGCCGAACATGTCGGCGCCGAGCATGCCGACGAACTGCGCCTGCGCACCAAGCCGCGCGACCGCGACGGCCACGTTGGCCGGCGCACCGCCCGCATGCTGCAGGAACGCACGCGGCGCATCGGGCGCGCCGCCGGGCTGGGCCAGGAAGTCGATCAGCGCTTCGCCGAAGCAAACGATCTTCATGCAGCGCCTGCCATCCGCACGCGCGAACCACGCAAGCCATACCACACGATGTACGCGTAGCAGAGCGCCGACACGACGAACGCGAGCTGCAGCGCCCGGGTTTCGCCGTGTGCCCCCTGGAGCGCATCGACCACCAGGCCCTGCAGCGGCGGAATCACCGCACCGCCGACGATGGCCATGACCAACAGGCTCGCCGCCTTTTCCGTCATCGACCCCAGGCGTTCGATCGCGAGGGTGAAGATCGTCGGGAACATGATCGAGTTGAACAGCCCGACCGCCACGACGCTCCAGGTCGCCAAGCTCCCCGTGGTGTTCATCGTCACCAGCAGCAGGCCGATGTTGATCGCGGCAGCAGCGGGCAGCATGCGGCGCGGATTGGCGCGCAACAGCAACAACGCGCCGATGAACCGGCCGATCATGGCGGACAGGTGGTAGAAGGACAGGTACGCCGAAGCCGATTCCGGCGACATGTTGCCGATCTCCGGCCGCGACACGTAATTGACCATGAAGTGCGCGACGGTCACTTCCACGCCGACGTAGAAGAAGATCGCGAGCACGCCCCAGCGCACATGCGGCAACGCGAGCAGTTCAGCGAACGTGTGGTGGCGGACCTCGGCACGCTCCGTCGCTTCGGTGAGCGGCGGCATGCGGAACAGATGGACGGCCAGCGCCAGCAGGATCAGCGCAATCGCCACGCCCACGTACAGGGGCTCGACCGTGGACGCACGTTCGGAGGCCGGCAGCGCCGCCAGCTGTTCGGCGCTGAGCAGCGTGGCGCTGAAGATGAGCACGCCCGCGACGTACGGCCCGATGGTGTGTCCCAGCGAGTTCACCGCCTGCGCGAAGTTGAGGCGGCTCGCCGCGCGTTCCGGGGCGCCGAGCAGGCTGACATAAGGATTGGCCGACACCTGCAACAACACGATGCCGGTGGCCAGGATGAACAAGGCCGGCAGGAACAGTTCGAAGGATCCCATCCGCGCCGCAGGCAGGATCAGCAGCGCACCGGCGCCTGCGACGAGCAGGCCGACCACGATGCCCATCTTGAATCCCAACCGGCCCACCACCTTGCCCGCGGGCACGGCCATCACGAAGTACGCACCGAAGAACGCCGAGTCCAGCAACATCGAACGCGCGTGCGTCAGTTCGAACACCGACTGCAGGTGCGGGATCAGCACGCCGTTGAGCTCGGTGATGAAGCCCCACATGAAGAAGATCGCCGTCATCGCCACCAGCGCGACGCGCGTGTTGACGACAGGTGCGGCGCGCGATGCGGCCAACGGTGTGCTCATGGGGTGTCCTCTTGCGAATGGGAATGCGTGGTCGGCCCGCTGCTGCCGCGCACGACGAGCTGCACCGGCGCCACCACGTTGCAGGGGGCAGCGTCCGGCGATCGCACGCGTTGCAGCAGCAGTTCGGCGGCCTGGCGGCCGCGTGCGCGCGGGTCGACGGACAAGGTGGTCAGCGACGGCGTGGACAATGCGGCTTCGGGGATGTCGTCGAAGCCGGTGATGGCGAAATCGATGCCCGGACGCGTGCCGCGCGCCTGCAGGCCGAGCATCAGTCCGAGCGCGACGGTGTCGTTGTAGCAGACGGCCGCGGTGAGATTCGGATCGCCTTCGAACAGCAAACGCGTTGCGTGCGCGGCGGCCACGCGGGTCGGTGCACATTCGATGAGCCAGCGCGACTCAGGCGGCATGCCGGCCGCCGACATCGCCTGCGTGTAGCCCTGACGGCGGTGTCGCCAGGAACTGGAATCGCCATGTCCCCCGAAGAAGGCAATGCGCCGGTGGCCGAGCGACAACAAGTGCTCGGTGGCCAGTCGCGCGCCGCGTTCGTTCTCCAGCGCAAGGAAATCCCAGTCGCCGCCGGCGAGCGCGCGATTGAACAGCAACACCGGTGTGATGCCGACCGCGCGACGCACCGCGGCACCGTCGCTGTGCGCGGCCGGCGACAGGATGATCCCGGCCGGTCCGTGTTCCAGCAACGAATCGAGCACTGCTTGCTGGCGCTCGGGGGACTCGTTCGTGCTGCCCAGCAAGGTGACGTAGCCGTCGACCCCCAGCGCTTCGTCCACGCCCGCGGCGAACTCCGCGAAGAACGGATTCGACAGATCGTTGATCACCAGGGCCACGCTGGATGATGTGCGACGCCGCAGGTTCGCCGCGGCACGGTTGTAGACGTAGCCCTGGCGCTTGAGCTCGGCTTCCACGCGCGCACGCGTATCGACGTTGACCAAGGGGCTGCGACGCAACACCAGCGACACGGTGGCGCGCGAGACATCGCAGGCGCGCGCGATGTCGTTGACGGTGACGGGCTTCTGGCGCGTCATGGCGATCGCGCCTGCAGTGCGCACGCGGGCGGCGGAAGATCGTCGGGCTGCGTGCCCCACGTCCCCGGCGCATCGCCCAGCGCGAAGCGCAGGGAGCCGCCCGCGCGGATTGCATCCCAATCGAGCCAGACATGTTGCGAGGACGCGCCGTTAAACGCCACGTCCTGGATGTAGCGCACCCCGCCCCTGCCCGGCGCTTCGATGCGCAGGGTCTTTCCGCTGCCGAGATCCAGCGCGACGCGTTCGAAGCGTGGCGGATGCAAAAGCAGTCGCCCCGTGCCCGGCATCGCCGGATACAGCCCGATCGCGCTGAACAGATACCACGCCGACATCGTGCCCAGGTCGTCGTTGCCCGTGACACCGTTGGGCGCGTTGGTGAACAGCGCTTGCGCAGCGCGCAGGACGACAGCGGTCTTCGCCGGCTCCCCGATCAGCGTGTACATCCACGGCGCGTGGAGGTCGGGCTCGTTGTTGGGGTTGTAACGGAACTGGTTGTAGTAATCGTAGGAGCCGACGACCCATTGCTTGCGCGCGGCATCGGCGGGATTCGCCCGCAAGGCGTCGTACGCGAAGAACGCATCGAGGCGTTTGCCGGCGTTCTCCTTCCCGCCCATGGCCGCGACGAGCCCGGGCACGTCCTGCTGCACCAGCCATTGGTACTGCCACGCGGTGCCTTCGTGGAATCCGTGCTGCGAACGCGGGTCGTAATCGCCCCGCGGCGTCGCATACCACGTGCCGTCTTCGGTACGTGGGCGAGGAAACCCGTGGAATCCGGTGTCCTTGTCCACGACGGCGTCGTCCCAGACATTGCGCCAGTTGCCGCCGCGCGCGCCCAGCGTCGCAGCGGCAGCGTGCTCGCCGAGGGCCGTCGCCATCTGCGCGAGCGCGCAGTCGGCCATTGCGTATTCGAGCGTGGCCGAACCACCGTGGTGCGGATCCACGTCCATGCCTTTCGAAGGAAATGCGCGGTCGTAGGCCACGAACCCGCGTGCAAGGTAACTGTCGTTGCCGGCACGGCCCTGCGCACGCGACATCGCGGGCGGACGGCCGTTGGCGTTCTGCCACAAGGCCTGCCATGCCTCCCATTCGCGACCCGCGAGTGCGCCGAACTTCCACAGATCCACCAGGAAGGGCGTCACCGGATCGCCGGTCATGATGTTGGTGTCGAAGTTGGCGTAGCCCCAGCGCGGCAGCCACCCCATCTGTTCGTGGATCGCAAGCATCGACTGCGCGATGTCGCGCGCACGTTGCGGCCGGAACATCGCCAGCCACTGGTTCTGCGCGCGGTAGGTATCCCACAGCGAAAAGTATTCGTGGTAGGTCCATCCACGCGCGACATGGATCGCGTCGTCGTAGCCGCGATAGCGGCCGTCGGCGTCGCTCCCCGTCAGCGGCTGCAGCAAGGCGTGGTAGAGCGCCGTGTAGAACACCGTTCGGTCGTCGGCGTTACCGCCCTCGATCTGCACCGACGACAGTTCCCTGCGCCATTGCGCTTGCGCCGCCTCGCGCATCGCATCGAACCCCAGGAGTCGCCCACCGCGCTTGCCTTCGTCCTCGAGGTTGCGGCGCGCGCCGTCGGCGTCGACGTGCGAAATCGCACTGGTCACCGTCATGCTGCGGGATGCGCCGAGGTCGAAGGTCAACCACGCGCCGTTCGCCACTTCCCACTGCGCGCCCATGCTCGTGCGCGAGCCCGGCACGCTGCCGTCCTTGTCCCAGGTGCCGAAGGCCTTGAAGGGCCGATCGAACTCAAGCCGGAACCAGGTGGTGTATTGCGTTCCGCCGCAGAAGCTCTTCGTCACCAGCTTGCCTTCGACGACGCGGTCGCCGACGACATGCACCACGCTGCCGACTACTTCGTGCTTTTCGTTCGCCTGGCCGAGGTTCACCAGCACCTGGCCGGTCTTCTCGCGCGCGTCGAAGGTGTAACGCTCCGCGGCGGCGCGCGTCAGTGCGGTCGCTTCGGCATCGATGCCGCCGTAATCCGTCAGCCGCACGCGGTAGTAACCGGCCTGGCCGACTTCGCCTTCATGCGTGTAGGTCGAGGCGTAGTCGCGATAGTCGTAGGACTTCAACGTTCCGGTCACGGGGAGCACGGTGACCTGCCCGCCCTGTTCCCAGCACCCGGCACCCGAAATGAAGGAATGCCCGAAGCCGCGGATCTTCGTGTTGTCGTAGCGCCAGCCCGCGTAGTGCTCGCCCACCGGCGAGACCTGGATGAGTCCGAACGGCGCCGACGCGCCCGGGAACGTATTGCCCTCGTCCCGGGTGCCGATGAACGTGTTGACCGAGGCCTCGAGGTGCGCGTTGTCCGACGCCGCCTGCGCGGCCGCCGAGAACGCCAGCAATACCCCAGCGGCCGCCAACACCACGTGCATCGTTACCCCGCCCAGGACTAGATCGATCTAAACAGACCACACCCGGTGCCAAAGTACATGCGGCAGTGCAGCATGATGGCCGCACGAACAGTGCTAATTTGCCGGCTTGGAACGATCCAAACGGTGCAGAGATGACGAGACGGACGAAGGCGGGCCTGGCAAGAACCACCTTGACGGCGGCGGCCCTGGCAGCGGCCGCCGCGGGCGCGATCGGGAGCGAGGCCATGGCCGCGGACCGTGGCGCGAATGCCTGGGCCGCCGTGGATCCCTTCATCGGCACGGGTGGCGAAGGCCACACCTTCCCGGGCGCGGTCGTCCCCTTCGGCATGATCCAGCTCAGCCCGGACACGCAGATCAAGCCCCGCAAGGAGGCCTATGGCTGGGCGGCCGGCTATCGCTACGACGACAAGACCATCGTCGGCTTCTCGCACACGCACTTCTCCGGCACGGGCCATTCGGACCTGGGCGACGTGCTGGTGATGCCGATCACGGGCGAAGTGAAGCTCGAGCGCGGCGACGTCGACAAGCCCGGCAGCGGATACACCTCGCGCTTCTCGCACAAGGGCGAAGTCGCGCAGCCCGGCTACTACGCAGTGACGCTCGACGACTACGGCATCCGCGCCGAACTCACGGCAGGAGCGCGCGTGGGTGTGCATCGCTACACCTTCCCCAAGGGCACGCCCGCGCATGTGCTCGTCGATCTGCGCACGAGCATGTACGACTATCCCGGCAAGGTGATGTGGTCGCGCCTGCGCCTGCATCCGGATGGCACGCTCACGGGGTTCCGCGAAACGCGCGGTTGGGCGCCCGGCCGCCAGGTGTACTTCGCGATGCGCTTCTCGTTGCCGGTCAGCGGACATCAGTTCAACGACACGGAACAGGACGTGCCCTACAAGGGCTTCCCACCGCCGGGCAAGGACGATCCGCGCCAGCGCGCGCAGATCGAAGGGCGCCAATTGGTCGGTGCCCTCGACTTCG comes from Lysobacter sp. KIS68-7 and encodes:
- a CDS encoding sugar MFS transporter: MSTPLAASRAAPVVNTRVALVAMTAIFFMWGFITELNGVLIPHLQSVFELTHARSMLLDSAFFGAYFVMAVPAGKVVGRLGFKMGIVVGLLVAGAGALLILPAARMGSFELFLPALFILATGIVLLQVSANPYVSLLGAPERAASRLNFAQAVNSLGHTIGPYVAGVLIFSATLLSAEQLAALPASERASTVEPLYVGVAIALILLALAVHLFRMPPLTEATERAEVRHHTFAELLALPHVRWGVLAIFFYVGVEVTVAHFMVNYVSRPEIGNMSPESASAYLSFYHLSAMIGRFIGALLLLRANPRRMLPAAAAINIGLLLVTMNTTGSLATWSVVAVGLFNSIMFPTIFTLAIERLGSMTEKAASLLVMAIVGGAVIPPLQGLVVDALQGAHGETRALQLAFVVSALCYAYIVWYGLRGSRVRMAGAA
- a CDS encoding glycoside hydrolase family 47 protein translates to MSKARALLLSLLLMPMLGVAAEKPAVVDDAESARLANQVKAEFLHAWGGYKQYAWGHDALKPLSKAPQDWYAQSLLMTPVDALDTMVVMGLDDEAKDTRELIATKLSFDKDMDVKHFEVVIRLLGGLLSGYQLTGDERLLKLAEDLGKRLLPAFDTPTRLPYVNVNLRTGKGQGVDSNPAEAGTLLLEYGTLSKLTGNPVYYDKAKRALVETYKRRSKLDLVGERFDVVTGKWTNTSSHIGARIDSYYEYLWKCWKLFDDKDCLAMWTPSVAAANRWLAEDVDGALWFGQVEMRTGKRTGHEYGALDAFYPGLLAYSGDIDHARRLQASSFAMWNLHGIEPEAYDYRKHAITAPGYPLRPEIVESTWYLYRLTGDPQYRVMGRKLFEDFVRHCRTEAGYAAIDDVTTMKQADDMESFVLAETFKYFYLLFAPPETLDLDKVVLNTEAHPLRRAGAAK
- a CDS encoding AGE family epimerase/isomerase, with product MTTPDFRSPEFLRAHIARTMAFYHPRCIDPDGGFFHYFKDDGTVYDRSHRHLVSSTRFVFNYAMAANEFGEDGALRAQYLDAVRHGLTYLRDVHRNPTTGGYAWTLRDSRVEDATNHCYGVAFVLLAYATARKAGIAETAAWMDETWALLEARFWDAEAGLYRDEADSVWHFSDYRGQNANMHICEAMLAAYEASGEARYLERAATLADNMTRRQAAKADGLVWEHYDCQWNVDWDYHRDDPKHLFRPWGFQPGHQTEWAKLLAILDGHLRARGTPVAWALPTARHLFDIAMVRAWDPEFGGLCYGFAPDGSVCDDDKYFWVQAESIAAAARLGSWDWYDRLWDYAWRHFVDHEHGAWYRILDRRNRKYSDEKSPAGKTDYHTMGACHDVLHLLRHST
- a CDS encoding GH92 family glycosyl hydrolase; this translates as MHVVLAAAGVLLAFSAAAQAASDNAHLEASVNTFIGTRDEGNTFPGASAPFGLIQVSPVGEHYAGWRYDNTKIRGFGHSFISGAGCWEQGGQVTVLPVTGTLKSYDYRDYASTYTHEGEVGQAGYYRVRLTDYGGIDAEATALTRAAAERYTFDAREKTGQVLVNLGQANEKHEVVGSVVHVVGDRVVEGKLVTKSFCGGTQYTTWFRLEFDRPFKAFGTWDKDGSVPGSRTSMGAQWEVANGAWLTFDLGASRSMTVTSAISHVDADGARRNLEDEGKRGGRLLGFDAMREAAQAQWRRELSSVQIEGGNADDRTVFYTALYHALLQPLTGSDADGRYRGYDDAIHVARGWTYHEYFSLWDTYRAQNQWLAMFRPQRARDIAQSMLAIHEQMGWLPRWGYANFDTNIMTGDPVTPFLVDLWKFGALAGREWEAWQALWQNANGRPPAMSRAQGRAGNDSYLARGFVAYDRAFPSKGMDVDPHHGGSATLEYAMADCALAQMATALGEHAAAATLGARGGNWRNVWDDAVVDKDTGFHGFPRPRTEDGTWYATPRGDYDPRSQHGFHEGTAWQYQWLVQQDVPGLVAAMGGKENAGKRLDAFFAYDALRANPADAARKQWVVGSYDYYNQFRYNPNNEPDLHAPWMYTLIGEPAKTAVVLRAAQALFTNAPNGVTGNDDLGTMSAWYLFSAIGLYPAMPGTGRLLLHPPRFERVALDLGSGKTLRIEAPGRGGVRYIQDVAFNGASSQHVWLDWDAIRAGGSLRFALGDAPGTWGTQPDDLPPPACALQARSP
- a CDS encoding carbohydrate kinase — protein: MKIVCFGEALIDFLAQPGGAPDAPRAFLQHAGGAPANVAVAVARLGAQAQFVGMLGADMFGDFLLESLRDAGVDTSHLVRTDAARTALAFVQLDADGERHFSFYRPPAADLLFRDAHFHEASFTQTAVFHVCSNSMTEADIAQATLQGMARARGAGAVVSLDLNLRPALWPEHADPRPRLWSALMEADIVKLARNELDYLADATPGGEEAVVQRILEGHARLLVVTDGAATLQWHTRKGRGEVPAFKVRAVDTTAAGDAFVGGVLFHLAQRGIDGASFPQFAADAAAITEALRFGAAVGALAVTRQGAFAAMPAHAEVTALLGNDP
- a CDS encoding LacI family DNA-binding transcriptional regulator — its product is MTRQKPVTVNDIARACDVSRATVSLVLRRSPLVNVDTRARVEAELKRQGYVYNRAAANLRRRTSSSVALVINDLSNPFFAEFAAGVDEALGVDGYVTLLGSTNESPERQQAVLDSLLEHGPAGIILSPAAHSDGAAVRRAVGITPVLLFNRALAGGDWDFLALENERGARLATEHLLSLGHRRIAFFGGHGDSSSWRHRRQGYTQAMSAAGMPPESRWLIECAPTRVAAAHATRLLFEGDPNLTAAVCYNDTVALGLMLGLQARGTRPGIDFAITGFDDIPEAALSTPSLTTLSVDPRARGRQAAELLLQRVRSPDAAPCNVVAPVQLVVRGSSGPTTHSHSQEDTP